In a single window of the Nitrospinaceae bacterium genome:
- a CDS encoding pentapeptide repeat-containing protein yields MAITREEIDKLLSDSKPLALEGADLSRVNLDGLDLSGANLRGALLAGASLKEANLSDADLREADLHGADLEDADLSDALLTDAEVAEASFRGANLVGADIEDVNFDEAILEDVRFI; encoded by the coding sequence ATGGCTATCACGCGTGAGGAAATCGATAAACTGCTAAGCGATTCTAAGCCCCTTGCCCTTGAAGGAGCCGACCTTTCGCGAGTTAACCTCGATGGATTGGACCTTTCAGGGGCGAACCTTCGCGGGGCCCTCCTTGCCGGTGCTTCTCTCAAGGAGGCTAATTTGTCCGATGCGGATTTGCGGGAAGCCGATCTCCATGGCGCAGATCTTGAGGATGCCGATCTTTCCGATGCCCTGCTTACCGATGCCGAAGTGGCGGAAGCCAGCTTTCGGGGCGCGAACCTCGTGGGAGCCGATATCGAGGATGTGAATTTTGACGAAGCTATCCTTGAGGATGTGCGTTTTATCTAA